From the Candidatus Methylomirabilota bacterium genome, the window ACCGTGCCGGAGATGTAGCGGATATTGTGCTGGTCGAACACGAGGAGCGCCCCCAGCCCAGAGCGCGCGAGGGCCTGACGCGTCCGGCCGATTCGATACGCGTGCAGGCGGCGGAAGTCCACGCGCTCCTCGAAATCCACCTGCATGCGGCCCGGCGCCTGGATGGGCCGGTCCCAGCGGTGGTGCGGGTCGAGCGCGTCAGGCGTAGCGTCCTTCACTTCGCGAGCGGGCGGCTTCTTGGCCATGTCGCCTCCTGAAATGCGCGGCTCAGGGCACTGGGGCAATTTACTTCGCCATACTTCGTTGCGAGCGGGCCGGCAACCCTCAACGTACGTTCAACTCAGCCCTCGCCTCGCGGCTGCGCCCCTCAGCTCGAACACCCACGTACGCCTCGGGCTGCCGGCCCGCTCGCGCGTGGCCGTTCGAGCTGAGGGCCCCGCCCGAGGCGAGGGCTGAGTTGATCTGGCTCGCAACTTGCCCCAGTGCCTGTGCCCAAATTGACCCACTATCCGGCTCAGAATACCGCGAGGGGATTCGCCGGGGAGCCCGTGCCGCCGATGACGTTGAGCGGCGCGATCACCAGCATGAAGTCGTCGCGCTTCTCCTCGACACACGCCTTGGCCAGCGGCTCCAGAAGGGCATTGTCCAGCAGGGCCGTGCCGTAGGCAAAGAGGCAGGCGTGCACGGCCCACGGGATGTCGTAGCCGATGGGCTGATGATCGAGCATGTCCCAGACGAGCACGCTCACGTCGTGGTCTCGCAGGAAGGGCAGGCACGAGACGTGGAGCCCCGGCCTGGCCAGGGGCGGGCCGAAAGGCCGGCCATACGGCGTCTCGGGATTGGCGGCCTGCCACGCCTCGCGGCCGGCATAGACGCAGATGGCGTCGCCCGGCTCCAGTGTGATGCCGCGCGCCACCAGGATGTCTTCGAGCTCCCAGCCGTGAATCGGCGAGTCCTGGGTCACTGACGGGACACCCCGATGTCGTGGCACGTCCAGCATGATCCCTCGGGTGATGATGCCCTCGGCCCAGTGCTCGATGGAGCCCCAGGTGGCGCCGTCGAAGGTGATCTCCTTCTTCGGGTCGCGCCCGTTCCACATGGCGTCGTCGTCCCAGGTATGGCAGAGCGCGTCGATGTGGGTG encodes:
- a CDS encoding cyclase family protein, which gives rise to GRSISLSRPFPKDPGMNNALPAQHYMRTHARGKGAFAADYYGIYYHGVASTHIDALCHTWDDDAMWNGRDPKKEITFDGATWGSIEHWAEGIITRGIMLDVPRHRGVPSVTQDSPIHGWELEDILVARGITLEPGDAICVYAGREAWQAANPETPYGRPFGPPLARPGLHVSCLPFLRDHDVSVLVWDMLDHQPIGYDIPWAVHACLFAYGTALLDNALLEPLAKACVEEKRDDFMLVIAPLNVIGGTGSPANPLAVF